Sequence from the Acaryochloris thomasi RCC1774 genome:
CTCAATCCCAACCCTGTACGGTCAGTCGTCACAATCTCTAACTCAGACTTAGCTCTAGAGAGCGCTACATAGGTCTGCTCTTTACCAGGACTCTTCCCCGGTGCCCAAATCGCCTCCTGCGCCGTCCAACCCTGCGCGGCATACACCGTCCGGCAATAGGCATAATCAACATGCACTAATTGGTCAGGGGTCAGCCTCTCTATCTTCCCCTTGGTATTGATGGAGATCGTGCCATCAGGGTTGAATGAATCAATCGTGAACAGCTGGCCATTGATCTGCCCCCACTCTCGATGGTTCCGAGTAAACCGCAGACGGTCCCCTACTCGTAGCTCAATCTCTTGAGCAGAAAACACCTCTCTATCTTTGTACTTATCAATAGGGCAATCTTTGACCTCACCAAAGCGGTCCTGCAGCTTCAGTCGGTTGGGTTGAACATCAACCACCCGATAGTAAGGTTCAGGAAACTGCTTCGTAGAACGCCGAAACCGCACCACATCTCCGACCTCATAGCTATAAGCCTGAGCGATCGCATTTTTATCTAGATTCTTCGGATGCAGCATCTCAATCACTTGAGCCTCAGTTCCCAGCGTCTGACGGTCGATATAGGCGGCTCTGATTTGATGAGTAATGTCTTGGCGGTCCTGATTGGTATCACAGATGATCAAGGTCTGTACCTGTCGCTCATGGGGTCGGGATAGGTACCGCTTAGCAACACTATGATTACGGGCCTTCAATACTGGAATCTCTTTGACGCAGCCATGACCATCCAAGATCTCTAGCGCTGCTTGAGACTGCTGCTCTGCTGCTAGATCAACTGCTTCTTTAAGCTGCGGTGTCACCTGCCTTAAGTTCTCATCAATGGTTACTGTTTTGAGCTGGGAACGTTCCTGCAAGAGTCGGAATGGGGCACCCGCCTGCACCGCACTGAGCTGCTTGGTATCGCCCACTAAGATCAAGCGACTACTGAGGTCATTGGCTTTCTCAATCAGCTTCGCCATCTGCTGAGTCGAGAGCATTCCGGCTTCATCAATCACTAGGATCTCGTCTCGCTGTAGCTGCTTATTAGGTATCAACAGATAGCGATCCACCGTACTTGATTGCATTCCTGCTTCTTGTCCTAAGACTTCAGACGTTGCTGCACTGGGTGCAAGTCCTCTCAATCTTTGTTGAGCATTTTCATCTAGTACATCTCTAAAGGCTGATAGGGTATAGGTCTTTCCAACTCCCGCATTCCCCTGCAGCAAAGTGATCTGGTCGGTGCTCGTTGCCATGTGCAGCAGTCCAGCCGCTTGACCTTCGTTTAGACCTTTCTCTTGAGCGATGGCATTGACCTGCTCTGGTGTCACTAAGGCTTCTCTAGATTCCTGTCCATTATTCGCAACCTCAAGGATCAATTGCTCTCGCTGAATCGCTCTGTTAGTCGTTAGGCGTCCATCGTCCGTAGAAATCAATTCCTCAGACTGCTCCAAAGCTTGCTCTATCTCTACTGGAGAATAGAATGCTTGAGCATGACGTAGGCAGTCCTGCAAGAGTCGCGGTCGGGAGACGGCAACTTGATGCGCTGTAGCGCTCTCAATGGCAGCTTCAATCACCGTCTGTATGCTGCCGGGATGTGAGTCTCTTGTATAAGCTCGTTCTAAGTCTTGTTGCGGTTGCGGATGAATAATATTGAGTTCAGCAGATATTCTTTTCCAGCTCTCTCGCTGCAGTTCATGATCTGCGGGTGTTAGTTTATGAACCTTGGCCGTTCGACTCTCTAAACAAGCAATCTGCTTTTGATGCTCCGTCGCTTGCTCTAGCTGAATATTCTGTTGCTCTAAGTATGCTCGGATATCCTGCCGTCTGCTGCTGAACGATTCTAGTTGCTCTGGTTCGTAGCCTCGAATCTCAAAGGTATGCTCACCCGTCCAGTCAATCTCAAAGCCTTGCTTATGTAATTGGTGAGCAAAGGAATGGTCATAGTAAGCACCGATAGTCTTCTTCTGATTGAACAGCTCTCGACTATCCAAAGTTCTCGATTTACCATCGACACACAGGGTCTGATTAAGAATCACGACATGGGTATGCAGCTGCGGCTCTTGGTTGCGATTATCATCATGCTTAAATAGGGCAAACTGACCTTGCTTCGTTTGCTCACTGATCACCTGTCCCTGCTGCTTCACCTGAGCAAAGATGCAGTGCTCCTCAATATAGTTGACGGTGGCAGTGACAGCTTGTCGGTGAGCTTCTAGAACTCGTGGGTCTTGATCTACCAAGGCTTTGAGCGAAGCAGACTTATTAGCTGAAAGCGTAATATCCCATCCGGCTCTGCTGTTCTTCTGCTGTCGTCTAAGAGCTTGGCCTTGATTGTCTTTTCCATTACAAGCTTGCTGCCATTGCTCAGCAGTGATTCTTCCTGTTAGTCCTTGATGCTCTGAGAATTTGCCTTGCCATTGAGAGTTCTCTAGTCCATCTCCTTGGCTGTAGTAATTATCCTTGGAGTGATAGGTCTCCAAGGCTTTCGCATTCATCGGTTTGCTGATGCTAGCAACCATCTTTTTTCTTTAGCGTTATTGGGTGCTGCTATTCGTCTCTAGATTTTGGATTATTATTTTTAGTAAGTTATGTGTAACTCTTTCTTATCTCGGATTTTTGCATTGTACTAGAATCTCTGGCTTGCCGCGTAGCGGGTACGTCTAAGTCACTCTTCGTTGGCTATTGGTTTCAACTAGGTTTAGCTGTAGGATGCTCTTGTAGTCTTTCTTTGGATGATGGAGATGGCTAAGGGTAGTTCGACTCAATTCATTTCGCCTGCTGAGTTAGCGGATATCAAAGCAGAACTGGAAGGTCTCTCTAAGTTAGAACCAGGAGCTAAGACGGTTAAGGATGCGATTGAAGAACTGATGCCAATTATCCGGGGCTGTCGTGCTCGGGGGCATTCCTGGAAACGCATTGCTGAATCCTTTAGTCGGGTCGATAGCATCTCTTCAGCGTCTTTGCGGAAGTATGCCTATGAGCTAGATCCATCTCTAAAGGAGCCAGTCAAGGGAATTGTCCCTAAAGCCAAAAAGACGGATAAGCCTCCGGTCTTTCGTAGAAAAGAAGTTCCTGTAAATGAGAAAGATGCAAAAACCGTGAGCTTCTAAATTAGGTCTTCAGTTCAGGGTTGAGGCTTAGTGAGTAGGGAGCACTGACAAGGTTGATATGCCAAAGAAGAAAGCTGTAGCAAAAAACGAGCAAGGATATTACGTCAATCTCTGGTCTGGACAGAAGGGCGGTACTGGTAAGTCCTGGGGGTCTCGTCTCGATTGTCAGCGACACATTGACCGCGAACAGGATTTCTTTTTGCTCGATGTCGATGAGGGTAATTCTTCTACAGCTCAGTTCTATGGTGATTATCTATTCCATCAAGCTGCAAAGCTAACTGAAGTAGTAGAACGCTCTAGTCTGGCGAATGCGCTTCTAGATGCACCACGCACAAAACCAACGGTGGTGAACTGTCGGGCGGGTAGCAATGAGGCGTTATTGACGTGGCTCAGTACGAAGCCAGTGACGAAGATGGCGCAGAAATTCGGCATTAAGATGCGCTATATCTTCGTCAGTGATTTAGATAATGATTCGTTGAAGCTATTTAGACCCACAGTAGAAGCATTTTCTCCCCATATGCCACTGATCTTTGTGGCGAATCTCGGACGCAATACGATGGGCACAGAGTTCTTTGATTCGGATGATTTCCAAAAGTTATTGAAGCAATACAAGGTGCCAATCATTAAGGTGCAGCAGTTTGACCTAGAGCTAAAGCGCAAGATGGAGGGGCACAACCCAGACAAGCGGTTATTGACCTGGGGGGAAGCACTCAATCATGAGTCATTTGGAATTCTAGGTCAGGCTGAGGTGCAGGCGTATTTAGATGACTTCTATGAACAGTTGGACGGAGCCGAACGACTCGCCGATCTGGACTTTTCTCCAGGATCATCACGCTAATCTACCAGAACCCATTAAGCAGCTAGTCTTTTTGCGGCTGCAGGAAACTGAGGTACCAGCGACAGATAAGATCTTTCCTTGGGTGGTGGTTGCGGTCATCAATCGGGTGATTGAGGAATTGTTGAGGGGCGATCTTCAGGAGCTACGGCGAGAGATAGAGCAGGTACCCCAAGAGATTGGACGGCAGTTAGTTTCTAGTGTTAGGGAAGCGTTGACGGAGCCAGTTCAGGAAATTCGGGCGGCTCGGCAGGATTTTAGGACGTTAGCGCAGGAGCTGAGAGCTTCAGCGGTTTTAGATGCCTCTTTATCTCAGTCTGGATGGCGAGGAATCGGCGCGGCAGTGGGAGCCATCTTCCGGTTAGAGAATCTAATGGTTGTGTTTGCGGGTACGGTATTCGTGAGTTTAATCATGGGGATATTACTCTCCAATTGGCTCTCGGCGAGAGATCGGCACATCATCAAGTTCAATAAAGGGGTCATCCGCGACTGTAAAGAAAACTATGCGGCAGATGCTGATAAGAATGGCTGGTACACTTGCCCCATCTTTCAGTTGCCAATGCCTAAAAAGTGATAACTGCCCTTGTATTGAGCGCAAAAGCTATGTCTATGGTAGGACTAGATTATGGCAATCAAAGACTATCAGCCTCCCGTTTCAAAACTCCTCACCTATGGCGAGTGCGACCTATCCCAACGTCAATCGTGGCCCAATTATGTTCAGGAACTCGCTCTAACGGAAGAGCACATTCCTCAATTGCTCCAAATCCTCACTGATAGCAGTCTTCAGCCAGACAACATAGAGGGCATTGAAATCTGGGCACTGGTTCACGCTTGGCGGGCATTAGGACAGTTAGAGACTCCAGCTGCCACGACACCGTTACTAGAGCTGCTGGAGGACCAATATAACGACTGGGCACATGAAGAAGTACCGACTGCTATTAGTCTCATTGGCCCCCCAGCTCTCCCTGAAGTCCAGCAATACTTAGCTGATCCCAGCC
This genomic interval carries:
- the mobF gene encoding MobF family relaxase, which translates into the protein MVASISKPMNAKALETYHSKDNYYSQGDGLENSQWQGKFSEHQGLTGRITAEQWQQACNGKDNQGQALRRQQKNSRAGWDITLSANKSASLKALVDQDPRVLEAHRQAVTATVNYIEEHCIFAQVKQQGQVISEQTKQGQFALFKHDDNRNQEPQLHTHVVILNQTLCVDGKSRTLDSRELFNQKKTIGAYYDHSFAHQLHKQGFEIDWTGEHTFEIRGYEPEQLESFSSRRQDIRAYLEQQNIQLEQATEHQKQIACLESRTAKVHKLTPADHELQRESWKRISAELNIIHPQPQQDLERAYTRDSHPGSIQTVIEAAIESATAHQVAVSRPRLLQDCLRHAQAFYSPVEIEQALEQSEELISTDDGRLTTNRAIQREQLILEVANNGQESREALVTPEQVNAIAQEKGLNEGQAAGLLHMATSTDQITLLQGNAGVGKTYTLSAFRDVLDENAQQRLRGLAPSAATSEVLGQEAGMQSSTVDRYLLIPNKQLQRDEILVIDEAGMLSTQQMAKLIEKANDLSSRLILVGDTKQLSAVQAGAPFRLLQERSQLKTVTIDENLRQVTPQLKEAVDLAAEQQSQAALEILDGHGCVKEIPVLKARNHSVAKRYLSRPHERQVQTLIICDTNQDRQDITHQIRAAYIDRQTLGTEAQVIEMLHPKNLDKNAIAQAYSYEVGDVVRFRRSTKQFPEPYYRVVDVQPNRLKLQDRFGEVKDCPIDKYKDREVFSAQEIELRVGDRLRFTRNHREWGQINGQLFTIDSFNPDGTISINTKGKIERLTPDQLVHVDYAYCRTVYAAQGWTAQEAIWAPGKSPGKEQTYVALSRAKSELEIVTTDRTGLGLSAQFSRGQENAQDLIEVPVRRRDTELLKLQQEVKAWLAQDRPEQPDLAVGERLKQRVSQLSVQRSDLVFDCREQQQELEEMGPQRSLFNWSGERPEVIEAKRQLLHESQQQLSQVERTLRKAQRQLQGWQGQMDAYQKWDEDPQTELMREKARQLQESQVQSRLQDLTMAYELHTNVLTILKQAGSQEGSAYVYRGERYLLRLDGTELRVWQNEIEEPILEMLDLRSAGGYLEVRQMKVTKDGYQDIATAAQSFEYRYQVKQSIDHYGPSFSR